A region from the Triticum aestivum cultivar Chinese Spring chromosome 3D, IWGSC CS RefSeq v2.1, whole genome shotgun sequence genome encodes:
- the LOC123075578 gene encoding potassium transporter 19-like yields MSVEAEGAAGAETRVPRDSLYGDAEKVSDDKHHGSGAGWWQTLQLAFQSIGVVYGDVGTSPLYVYSSTFPDGIRHPDDLLGVLSLIIYTLVLLPMLKYVFIVLYANDNGDGGTFALYSLISRYAKIRLIPNQQAEDASVSNYSIEEPNSQMRRAQWVKQRLESSKAAKIALFTITILGTSMVMGDGTLTPAISVLSAVSGIREKAPNLTQSEVVWISVAILFLLFSVQRFGTDKVGYSFAPIISVWFIFIAGIGVYNLAAHDVTVLRAFNPKYIVDYFGRNGKEAWVSLGGVVLCITGTEAMFADLGHFNIRAIQLSFTFILFPSVALCYMGQASYLRKFPQDVGDTFYKSIPAAMFWPTFIVAIMAAIIASQAMLSGAFAILSKALSLGCFPRVRVVHTSKKYSGQVYIPEVNFLIGAASIVVTLAFQTTTNIGNAYGICVVTVFSITTHLMTVVMLLIWKKNIAFVVAFYVIFGLAEFLYLSSILSKFVEGGYLPFCFSLVLMALMATWHYVYVKRYWYELDRVVPAAELTALLARRNVRRVPGVGLLYSELVQGIPPVFPCLVDKIPSVHAVFVFMSIKNLPIPRVALPERFIFRRVGPAEHRMFRCVARYGYTDQIEGTKEFSAFLIEGLKLFVHDEAAFSCQHTDDGGDNNNNDNDDARRVAQAAVAEEEKRFIDAEVERGVVYLMGEAEVAAAPGSSVLKRIVVNYVYTFLRKNLSESHKALSIPKDQLLKVGITYEI; encoded by the exons ATGTCCGTTGAAGCCGAGGGCGCGGCGGGCGCGGAAACGAGGGTGCCCCGCGACTCGCTCTACGGGGACGCCGAGAAGGTCTCCGACGACAAGCACCACGGCTCCGGG GCGGGCTGGTGGCAGACGCTGCAGCTGGCGTTCCAGAGCATCGGCGTGGTGTACGGCGACGTGGGGACGTCGCCACTGTACGTGTACTCGAGCACCTTCCCGGACGGCATCCGGCACCCGGACGACCTCCTCGGCGTCCTCTCCCTCATTATCTACACCCTCGTCCTCCTGCCCATGCTCAAGTACGTCTTTATCGTCCTCTACGCCAACGACAACGGCGACG GAGGCACGTTCGCGCTCTACTCGCTGATCTCCCGGTACGCCAAGATACGCTTGATCCCAAACCAACAGGCCGAGGACGCGTCCGTGTCCAACTACAGCATCGAGGAGCCCAACTCGCAGATGAGGAGGGCGCAGTGGGTGAAGCAGAGGCTCGAGTCCAGCAAGGCCGCCAAGATCGCGctcttcaccatcaccatcctcGGCACCTCCATGGTCATGGGCGACGGCACCCTCACACCCGCAATCTCTG TGCTGTCTGCGGTGAGCGGGATCAGGGAGAAAGCGCCCAACTTGACCCAAT CGGAGGTGGTGTGGATCTCGGTGGCCATCCTGTTCCTGCTCTTCTCGGTGCAGCGCTTCGGGACGGACAAGGTCGGCTACTCCTTCGCGCCCATCATCTCGGTGTGGTTCATCTTCATCGCCGGCATTGGGGTGTACAACCTCGCCGCCCACGACGTCACCGTCCTCAGGGCCTTCAACCCCAAGTACATCGTGGACTACTTCGGGAGGAACGGCAAGGAGGCGTGGGTCTCGCTCGGGGGCGTCGTCCTCTGCATCACAGGCACGGAGGCCATGTTTGCTGACCTTGGCCATTTCAACATAAGGGCCATTCAG CTGAGTTTCACCTTCATCCTCTTCCCTTCCGTTGCGCTGTGCTACATGGGTCAGGCATCCTACCTGCGCAAATTCCCGCAAGACGTCGGTGACACCTTCTACAAATCTATCCCAG CGGCGATGTTTTGGCCGACGTTCATCGTGGCCATCATGGCGGCCATCATCGCGAGCCAGGCCATGCTGTCCGGCGCGTTCGCCATCCTGTCCAAGGCGCTCTCCCTGGGCTGCTTCCCGAGGGTGAGGGTGGTGCACACCTCCAAGAAGTACTCGGGGCAGGTTTACATCCCGGAGGTGAACTTCCTCATCGGCGCCGCCAGCATCGTCGTCACCCTCGCCTTCCAGACCACCACCAACATCGGCAACGCCTATGGGATATGCGTGGTGACGGTCTTCTCCATCACGACGCACCTCATGACGGTGGTGATGCTGCTCATCTGGAAGAAGAACATCGCCTTCGTCGTGGCCTTCTATGTCATCTTCGGGCTCGCCGAGTTCCTCTACCTCTCGTCCATCCTCTCCAAGTTCGTCGAGGGAGGGTACCTGCCCTTCTGCTTCTCCCTGGTGCTCATGGCGCTCATGGCCACTTGGCACTACGTCTATGTCAAGCGTTACTGGTACGAGCTCGACCGTGTGGTGCCGGCGGCCGAGCTCACGGCGCTCCTGGCCCGCCGCAACGTGCGACGGGTGCCCGGCGTCGGCCTGCTCTACTCGGAGCTCGTCCAGGGCATCCCTCCTGTGTTCCCGTGCCTGGTCGACAAGATCCCATCGGTGCATGCCGTCTTCGTTTTCATGTCCATCAAGAACCTCCCCATCCCGCGGGTGGCGCTGCCCGAGCGCTTCATCTTCCGTAGGGTCGGTCCCGCCGAGCACCGCATGTTCCGCTGCGTGGCGCGGTACGGTTACACCGATCAGATCGAGGGCACCAAGGAGTTCTCGGCGTTCCTCATCGAGGGCCTCAAATTGTTCGTCCATGATGAGGCGGCCTTCTCTTGCCAGCACACCGACGATGGCGGCgataacaacaacaacgacaacgatgATGCTCGGCGGGTAGCGCAGGCGGCGGTTGCGGAGGAGGAGAAGCGGTTCATCGATGCGGAGGTGGAGCGTGGGGTGGTGTACCTGATGGGcgaggcggaggtggcggcggcgccggggTCGTCGGTGTTGAAGAGGATCGTGGTCAACTACGTGTACACCTTCTTGAGGAAGAACCTCAGCGAGAGCCACAAAGCGCTCTCCATCCCCAAGGACCAGCTGCTCAAGGTCGGGATCACCTATGAGATCTAG